A stretch of the Rhinoderma darwinii isolate aRhiDar2 chromosome 3, aRhiDar2.hap1, whole genome shotgun sequence genome encodes the following:
- the LOC142750031 gene encoding uncharacterized protein LOC142750031 isoform X1, producing the protein MDSSASGKSKGVTPNRPLTSRSSLSKSTKSGSPAPSPKVVTESPRPATSRGAGTISKPTVTKVGTAVKEANATKSSTVRTIAASPVKSKTVTHRDPASPIKPPAKQSARPQNGEKGAQQTASLLVTKNEAAKKTAEGAQLNKPKSGQEGGNTTPLKRNGTAKREVGTLPEHGSVPKDKTLCLRPESNTSVPLKPLATASSPTKSLKANSISHKLKQIVPPPEKPVNTTSLSAKAIKSPMASTRPAATTSTTPKLVKATSSLVKAPRSTPVSTKVAKTPTSPVKPVNTSSAPTKLRNATPAKPPANTTTNQVKLGKRLITTAKPTLASAKQVNTAPTAIKPIKSSPVAHKSVKEESVEATPVVNEVTHILSAESLQVINSEPGNVKMNTTEKMAELGRPLEEQKEPMIIAEEIGDVPVNNVIENTAVDDAKTGEELLKDSKLPLDRNESTSATEKVSAETHVQDKETHLLMSLTEEIKSPAHRVTPIEEEVSPSIIEGMSESSIASAEPLNEAQKHEIKALQETRRSPLEVTNSTMEATKPFEEQSNVPSGQEELRFPLELAISFAGPAKTLDEKLKLAKELNEEVTSLEHPVIDIEEGVYVPIKTLDEEVASSIKPSKGTVELLMDENKYLDEEQIDQSERMPMKPFDEETFTEECVEPLEEVVTSSLEQVTPLEEEVVLSQDELEPVEQKGIPLKEYSNSSKTLDHLEISPVYYRNPLELFTSSTEELTPSEEDMELFMGEKETLQEKISSSEPNNLSKPTEVTTCSIEPVINLEEEINPPGEPFEETAIHAEELKTSLEKEIPLNELLHSGEVVKCSEEGIISSFEVLPSSVKEFRLSQEKLILSVGTLQSLDKDVKYSQEEPMLLVEPLRTSVEEVKLSEEEPLSSVEPLQVSFEDVESSQEEPRLSVQSLHPSVEEVKSSQEEPMLSKEPLESSLKADRPSDGELTPSLLLLKSSLEPLNPLEETLLSSFNPVTETKSITSLEEPIRLEDSQSPVQLLEPSQHPKNVIEHFKLILKPVDYDAEIPGASIVESSGTVEQARQAANMDPEDIHETLPVESELFEEPLNIMHEFDHIAPQHVTAAENLLESASAEVEVHLDQSVHKSVLFPEEPLTSIEQSKTTYVEAADYPEKPIDSSLEPVKCSDYDEGTTNPSTHELMGYPEDLTTSPEKTFPVICKSVDPAVFTTSKEMDAFSLEPTDINNFASTLPNYQENFKKLESTMPFTSVDNVFVETSVELQLNEPSIHVLAPLDSLESVQEPIKYEVLMQPDEPERETNLQAPTTRETNYSLHYELNQPEEPMTSESLTSTENQNSTAELEPVTADQEKSQVKSSVDSDFYVTMDPTEQLRKLSTNQDIEEDIKGKKTPTTQVFYVSEEPILSTDEESLEPLDNTTYVLQKDKPTEILQQSIPVEGAKPSTDVSFSDESMCISHTEATSQEPAFSPARNTMSKLTTEQKVEVSKSTDLLMHPLQNVDPCVHPQEKERETWVVVKMEELSDFKEEPEERPLRPASLNQDAEVQDAQCKVEEELAERASVCSTLSDPQLAAKSSSETSTPEELRTYEDSSSGVESHSDDAATSPQTTLTPDPDLGIHMGQEEGTETPAGTPASNNKGVPPTLQIVDIEGQSQSIAPSGICDSSENIQIVRKKEMTASTESREHDFEERAKERGAQRGESFPIATASDGLYTIYESERGPQERSPRGAELGLVEQIIGRTLLLAASEGGIKGGVRGAELGKWAELLSPLDESRASITSVTSFSPEGDASPQGDWTVVEVETFH; encoded by the exons GGACAATTTCTAAGCCTACAGTGACCAAGGTGGGCACAGCAGTAAAGGAAGCAAATGCCACAAAGAGCAGTACTGTCAG GACTATAGCTGCTTCACCCGTCAAATCCAAAACAGTCACACATAGAG ACCCGGCCTCTCCAATCAAACCACCAGCCAAGCAATCAGCTCGCCCCCAGAATGGAGAGAAGGGAGCTCAACAGACGGCATCTCTATTAGTCACAAAAAATGAAGCTGCCAAGAAAACCGCTGAGGGAGCCCAGCTGAATAAACCTAAATCTGGACAGGAAGGTGGGAACACTACACCCTTAAAACGAAACGGAACTGCTAAAAGGGAAGTGGGCACACTACCAGAACATGGATCAGTGCCAAAAGATAAGACATTGTGCCTTCGACCAGAAAGTAACACATCTGTGCCACTCAAGCCACTAGCCACTGCATCGAGCCCAACAAAATCTTTAAAAGCAAACTCTATATCCCATAAGCTGAAACAGATTGTGCCTCCACCAGAAAAGCCTgtaaatactacatcactatcagCAAAAGCAATTAAAAGCCCGATGGCATCTACTAGACCAGCTGCCACAACTTCAACAACACCCAAACTCGTTAAAGCAACATCTTCATTAGTTAAAGCTCCAAGGTCTACACCCGTTTCAACCAAAGTAGCAAAAACACCTACATCACCTGTTAAACCAGTAAATACATCATCTGCTCCAACAAAGCTACGGAATGCTACACCTGCGAAACCACCAGCAAACACTACAACTAACCAGGTTAAATTAGGCAAGCGATTAATAACCACAGCTAAACCAACATTGGCGTCAGCTAAGCAGGTAAACACTGCACCTACTGCAATCAAACCAATAAAATCCTCTCCTGTGGCTCATAAATCAGTAAAGGAGGAGAGTGTTGAAGCAACACCAGTAGTAAATGAAGTTACTCATATACTCTCAGCCGAGTCTCTACAAGTCATTAATTCAGAACCGGGTAATGTAAAAATGAACACAACTGAAAAAATGGCTGAATTGGGGAGGCCACTAGAAGAACAAAAAGAGCCCATGATTATAGCAGAGGAAATAGGAGATGTACCTGTGAATAATGTCATAGAAAATACTGCAGTTGATGATGCAAAGACTGGTGAAGAACTATTAAAAGATTCTAAGTTGCCATTAGACAGAAATGAATCCACATCAGCAACTGAGAAAGTTTCAGCTGAAACACATGTACAGGATAAAGAGACGCATTTATTAATGTCTTTGACCGAAGAAATAAAGTCTCCCGCACATAGAGTTACACCTATAGAGGAAGAAGTCAGTCCTTCAATTATAGAAGGTATGTCAGAATCTTCAATCGCATCAGCCGAACCtttaaacgaagcgcaaaaacatgaaataaaagcTTTACAGGAAACGCGGAGGTCTCCTCTAGAAGTAACAAATTCTACCATGGAGGCAACAAAACCTTTCGAGGAGCAATCAAATGTTCCTAGTGGACAAGAAGAACTGAGGTTTCCTCTTGAATTAGCCATATCCTTTGCAGGGCCAGCCAAAACTTTGGACGAAAAATTGAAACTTGCAAAAGAACTCAACGAAGAGGTAACATCTTTAGAGCATCCAGTCATTGACATAGAGGAAGGAGTTTATGTTCCAATCAAAACATTAGATGAGGAAGTAGCATCTTCCATCAAACCCTCAAAGGGGACAGTGGAACTTTTAATGGACGAAAACAAATATTTAGATGAGGAACAAATAGATCAATCAGAGAGAATGCCAATGAAACCCTTTGATGAAGAAACCTTCACAGAGGAGTGTGTCGAACCATTAGAAGAGGTAGTGACATCTTCGTTAGAGCAAGTTACACCTTTAGAAGAAGAAGTTGTACTGTCGCAGGATGAACTAGAACCTGTAGAACAGAAAGGTATACCACTGAAAGAATATAGTAATTCATCAAAGACATTAGATCACCTAGAAATATCCCCAGTATATTATCGCAATCCGTTAGAACTATTTACATCTTCAACTGAGGAATTAACACCTTCAGAAGAAGATATGGAACTTTTCATGGGAGAAAAAGAAACCTTACAGGAAAAAATATCATCTTCAGAACCTAATAATCTTTCCAAGCCAACAGAAGTAACCACATGTTCAATAGAACCAGTCATAAATTTAGAAGAAGAAATCAACCCACCAGGTGAACCTTTTGAAGAGACTGCAATACATGCAGAAGAATTAAAAACATCTTTGGAGAAAGAAATTCCATTGAATGAATTACTACATTCAGGTGAGGTAGTTAAATGTTCAGAGGAAGGGATCATTTCATCATTCGAAGTATTACCTTCTTCAGTTAAAGAGTTCAGACTTTCACAGGAAAAACTAATTTTGTCAGTGGGAACACTACAGTCTTTAGATAAAGACGTCAAATATTCCCAAGAAGAACCAATGTTACTGGTAGAACCTTTACGAACTTCAGTTGAAGAAGTCAAACTTTCAGAGGAGGAACCCTTGTCATCAGTGGAACCACTACAGGTTTCGTTTGAAGATGTTGAATCTTCACAAGAAGAACCAAGGTTATCAGTGCAATCACTACATCCTTCAGTTGAAGAAGTCAAATCTTCACAGGAAGAACCAATGTTATCAAAGGAACCACTAGAATCTTCACTTAAGGCAGATAGACCTTCAGATGGAGAACTTACACCATCACTGTTGTTGTTAAAGTCTTCATTAGAACCGCTGAATCCTCTAGAGGAAACCTTACTTTCTTCATTTAACCCAGTAACAGAAACCAAAAGTATCACTTCACTGGAAGAACCCATTAGATTAGAAGATTCACAGTCTCCAGTGCAATTGCTAGAACCAAGTCAACATCCAAAAAATGTAATTGAGCATTTTAAATTAATACTAAAACCAGTAGATTACGATGCAGAAATCCCTGGTGCTTCCATTGTAGAATCATCAGGTACTGTGGAGCAAGCAAGGCAAGCCGCAAACATGGATCCAGAAGACATTCATGAGACACTTCCAGTTGAGTCAGAGTTGTTTGAAGAACCATTAAATATTATGCATGAGTTTGACCACATAGCACCACAGCACGTAACTGCAGCAGAAAACCTTCTAGAATCAGCATCAGCAGAGGTCGAGGTCCATCTAGACCAGTCTGTTCATAAATCTGTACTGTTCCCAGAGGAACCATTAACATCCATAGAGCAGTCTAAAACTACTTATGTGGAAGCAGCTGACTACCCCGAGAAACCGATAGATTCCTCATTAGAGCCGGTCAAATGTTCAGATTATGATGAAGGGACCACAAACCCATCAACACATGAATTAATGGGCTATCCTGAGGATCTTACCACATCCCCAGAAAAAACATTTCCAGTTATATGTAAGTCAGTGGACCCAGCTGTGTTTACAACATCAAAAGAGATGGATGCGTTTTCATTAGAGCCAACAGATATTAACAATTTTGCATCAACTTTACCAAATtaccaagaaaattttaaaaaattggaaTCCACTATGCCTTTCACATCAGTGGACAATGTGTTTGTTGAGACTTCAGTTGAACTACAATTGAATGAACCATCAATTCATGTCCTGGCACCATTGGATTCATTAGAATCAGTGCAAGAACCAATAAAATATGAAGTACTGATGCAGCCAGATGAACCTGAACGCGAAACAAATCTGCAGGCTCCAACAACAAGGGAAACAAATTAttcattacattatgaattaaaccaaccagaagagccaatgacttCAGAATCATTGACTTCAACAGAGAATCAAAACAGCACAGCAGAATTGGAGCCAGTTACTGCAGATCAAGAAAAATCACAAGTTAAATCATCAGTAGATTCAGATTTCTATGTAACTATGGATCCAACAGAACAATTAAGGAAACTCTCCACAAACCAAGACATAGAGGAGgacataaaaggaaaaaaaacaccaacaacaCAAGTATTTTATGTTTCAGAAGAACCAATTTTATCTACCGATGAAGAATCTTTGGAACCATTAGACAATACTACTTACGTTCTACAAAAAGACAAACCTACAGAAATTCTACAGCAATCTATACCTGTTGAAGGAGCAAAACCTTCCACAGATGTAAGCTTTTCAGATGAATCTATGTGCATTTCACATACAGAGGCTACATCTCAAGAACCTGCGTTTTCTCcagccagaaatacaatgtcaaagCTGACGACAGAGCAGAAGGTTGAGGTTAGTAAATCAACTGATTTACTTATGCACCCATTGCAAAACGTAGATCCCTGCGTTCACCCACAGGAAAAAGAAAGGGAAACATGGGTGGTGGTAAAGATGGAGGAGTTATCAGATTTTAAGGAAGAGCCAGAAGAGAGACCCCTAAGGCCTGCAAGTCTAAATCAAGATGCGGAGGTGCAGGATGCACAGTGTAAGGTAGAAGAAGAGCTGGCGGAAAGGGCTTCAGTCTGCAGCACACTGAGTGATCCCCAACTGGCGGCAAAGAGTAGCAGTGAGACAAGTACTCCTGAAGAGTTGAGAACTTATGAAGATTCTAGTTCTGGTGTGGAGTCCCACTCAGATGACGCCGCGACATCACCACAAACCACCCTCACGCCTGACCCTGATTTAGGTATCCACATGGGACAAGAAGAagggactgaaacaccagccggTACACCAGCATCAAACAACAAGGGGGTACCTCCCACACTCCAGATTGTAGACATTGAGGGGCAGTCTCAAAGTATTGCCCCATCTGGTATTTGTGACTCTTCAGAAAATATCCAAATTGTACGGAAAAAGGAAATGACAGCTTCTACTGAATCAAGAGAACATGATTTTGAGGAGAGAGCAAAGGAAAGAGGAGCCCAAAGAG GTGAATCCTTCCCCATTGCTACTGCTTCAGATGGTTTATACACAATCTACGAGTCAGAACGTGGACCTCAAGAACGCAGCCCAAGAGGGGCAGAACTGGGGCTGGTGGAGCAGATTATCGGAAGAACATTGTTACTGGCGGCTTCAGAAGGGGGGATAAAGGGAGGTGTTCGGGGGGCAGAATTGGGAAAGTGGGCCGAACTGTTGTCCCCATTGGATGAATCACGTGCTAGTATCacatctgtcaccagtttctctCCTGAAGGTGATGCTTCCCCACAAGGCGATTGGACAGTTGTTGAGGTGGAAACGTTTCACTAA
- the LOC142750031 gene encoding uncharacterized protein LOC142750031 isoform X2, which yields MDSSASGKSKGVTPNRPLTSRSSLSKSTKSGSPAPSPKVVTESPRPATSRGAGTISKPTVTKVGTAVKEANATKSSTVRTIAASPVKSKTVTHRDPASPIKPPAKQSARPQNGEKGAQQTASLLVTKNEAAKKTAEGAQLNKPKSGQEGGNTTPLKRNGTAKREVGTLPEHGSVPKDKTLCLRPESNTSVPLKPLATASSPTKSLKANSISHKLKQIVPPPEKPVNTTSLSAKAIKSPMASTRPAATTSTTPKLVKATSSLVKAPRSTPVSTKVAKTPTSPVKPVNTSSAPTKLRNATPAKPPANTTTNQVKLGKRLITTAKPTLASAKQVNTAPTAIKPIKSSPVAHKSVKEESVEATPVVNEVTHILSAESLQVINSEPGNVKMNTTEKMAELGRPLEEQKEPMIIAEEIGDVPVNNVIENTAVDDAKTGEELLKDSKLPLDRNESTSATEKVSAETHVQDKETHLLMSLTEEIKSPAHRVTPIEEEVSPSIIEGMSESSIASAEPLNEAQKHEIKALQETRRSPLEVTNSTMEATKPFEEQSNVPSGQEELRFPLELAISFAGPAKTLDEKLKLAKELNEEVTSLEHPVIDIEEGVYVPIKTLDEEVASSIKPSKGTVELLMDENKYLDEEQIDQSERMPMKPFDEETFTEECVEPLEEVVTSSLEQVTPLEEEVVLSQDELEPVEQKGIPLKEYSNSSKTLDHLEISPVYYRNPLELFTSSTEELTPSEEDMELFMGEKETLQEKISSSEPNNLSKPTEVTTCSIEPVINLEEEINPPGEPFEETAIHAEELKTSLEKEIPLNELLHSGEVVKCSEEGIISSFEVLPSSVKEFRLSQEKLILSVGTLQSLDKDVKYSQEEPMLLVEPLRTSVEEVKLSEEEPLSSVEPLQVSFEDVESSQEEPRLSVQSLHPSVEEVKSSQEEPMLSKEPLESSLKADRPSDGELTPSLLLLKSSLEPLNPLEETLLSSFNPVTETKSITSLEEPIRLEDSQSPVQLLEPSQHPKNVIEHFKLILKPVDYDAEIPGASIVESSGTVEQARQAANMDPEDIHETLPVESELFEEPLNIMHEFDHIAPQHVTAAENLLESASAEVEVHLDQSVHKSVLFPEEPLTSIEQSKTTYVEAADYPEKPIDSSLEPVKCSDYDEGTTNPSTHELMGYPEDLTTSPEKTFPVICKSVDPAVFTTSKEMDAFSLEPTDINNFASTLPNYQENFKKLESTMPFTSVDNVFVETSVELQLNEPSIHVLAPLDSLESVQEPIKYEVLMQPDEPERETNLQAPTTRETNYSLHYELNQPEEPMTSESLTSTENQNSTAELEPVTADQEKSQVKSSVDSDFYVTMDPTEQLRKLSTNQDIEEDIKGKKTPTTQVFYVSEEPILSTDEESLEPLDNTTYVLQKDKPTEILQQSIPVEGAKPSTDVSFSDESMCISHTEATSQEPAFSPARNTMSKLTTEQKVEVSKSTDLLMHPLQNVDPCVHPQEKERETWVVVKMEELSDFKEEPEERPLRPASLNQDAEVQDAQCKVEEELAERASVCSTLSDPQLAAKSSSETSTPEELRTYEDSSSGVESHSDDAATSPQTTLTPDPDLGIHMGQEEGTETPAGTPASNNKGVPPTLQIVDIEGQSQSIAPSGICDSSENIQIVRKKEMTASTESREHDFEERAKERGAQRVFPATFSR from the exons GGACAATTTCTAAGCCTACAGTGACCAAGGTGGGCACAGCAGTAAAGGAAGCAAATGCCACAAAGAGCAGTACTGTCAG GACTATAGCTGCTTCACCCGTCAAATCCAAAACAGTCACACATAGAG ACCCGGCCTCTCCAATCAAACCACCAGCCAAGCAATCAGCTCGCCCCCAGAATGGAGAGAAGGGAGCTCAACAGACGGCATCTCTATTAGTCACAAAAAATGAAGCTGCCAAGAAAACCGCTGAGGGAGCCCAGCTGAATAAACCTAAATCTGGACAGGAAGGTGGGAACACTACACCCTTAAAACGAAACGGAACTGCTAAAAGGGAAGTGGGCACACTACCAGAACATGGATCAGTGCCAAAAGATAAGACATTGTGCCTTCGACCAGAAAGTAACACATCTGTGCCACTCAAGCCACTAGCCACTGCATCGAGCCCAACAAAATCTTTAAAAGCAAACTCTATATCCCATAAGCTGAAACAGATTGTGCCTCCACCAGAAAAGCCTgtaaatactacatcactatcagCAAAAGCAATTAAAAGCCCGATGGCATCTACTAGACCAGCTGCCACAACTTCAACAACACCCAAACTCGTTAAAGCAACATCTTCATTAGTTAAAGCTCCAAGGTCTACACCCGTTTCAACCAAAGTAGCAAAAACACCTACATCACCTGTTAAACCAGTAAATACATCATCTGCTCCAACAAAGCTACGGAATGCTACACCTGCGAAACCACCAGCAAACACTACAACTAACCAGGTTAAATTAGGCAAGCGATTAATAACCACAGCTAAACCAACATTGGCGTCAGCTAAGCAGGTAAACACTGCACCTACTGCAATCAAACCAATAAAATCCTCTCCTGTGGCTCATAAATCAGTAAAGGAGGAGAGTGTTGAAGCAACACCAGTAGTAAATGAAGTTACTCATATACTCTCAGCCGAGTCTCTACAAGTCATTAATTCAGAACCGGGTAATGTAAAAATGAACACAACTGAAAAAATGGCTGAATTGGGGAGGCCACTAGAAGAACAAAAAGAGCCCATGATTATAGCAGAGGAAATAGGAGATGTACCTGTGAATAATGTCATAGAAAATACTGCAGTTGATGATGCAAAGACTGGTGAAGAACTATTAAAAGATTCTAAGTTGCCATTAGACAGAAATGAATCCACATCAGCAACTGAGAAAGTTTCAGCTGAAACACATGTACAGGATAAAGAGACGCATTTATTAATGTCTTTGACCGAAGAAATAAAGTCTCCCGCACATAGAGTTACACCTATAGAGGAAGAAGTCAGTCCTTCAATTATAGAAGGTATGTCAGAATCTTCAATCGCATCAGCCGAACCtttaaacgaagcgcaaaaacatgaaataaaagcTTTACAGGAAACGCGGAGGTCTCCTCTAGAAGTAACAAATTCTACCATGGAGGCAACAAAACCTTTCGAGGAGCAATCAAATGTTCCTAGTGGACAAGAAGAACTGAGGTTTCCTCTTGAATTAGCCATATCCTTTGCAGGGCCAGCCAAAACTTTGGACGAAAAATTGAAACTTGCAAAAGAACTCAACGAAGAGGTAACATCTTTAGAGCATCCAGTCATTGACATAGAGGAAGGAGTTTATGTTCCAATCAAAACATTAGATGAGGAAGTAGCATCTTCCATCAAACCCTCAAAGGGGACAGTGGAACTTTTAATGGACGAAAACAAATATTTAGATGAGGAACAAATAGATCAATCAGAGAGAATGCCAATGAAACCCTTTGATGAAGAAACCTTCACAGAGGAGTGTGTCGAACCATTAGAAGAGGTAGTGACATCTTCGTTAGAGCAAGTTACACCTTTAGAAGAAGAAGTTGTACTGTCGCAGGATGAACTAGAACCTGTAGAACAGAAAGGTATACCACTGAAAGAATATAGTAATTCATCAAAGACATTAGATCACCTAGAAATATCCCCAGTATATTATCGCAATCCGTTAGAACTATTTACATCTTCAACTGAGGAATTAACACCTTCAGAAGAAGATATGGAACTTTTCATGGGAGAAAAAGAAACCTTACAGGAAAAAATATCATCTTCAGAACCTAATAATCTTTCCAAGCCAACAGAAGTAACCACATGTTCAATAGAACCAGTCATAAATTTAGAAGAAGAAATCAACCCACCAGGTGAACCTTTTGAAGAGACTGCAATACATGCAGAAGAATTAAAAACATCTTTGGAGAAAGAAATTCCATTGAATGAATTACTACATTCAGGTGAGGTAGTTAAATGTTCAGAGGAAGGGATCATTTCATCATTCGAAGTATTACCTTCTTCAGTTAAAGAGTTCAGACTTTCACAGGAAAAACTAATTTTGTCAGTGGGAACACTACAGTCTTTAGATAAAGACGTCAAATATTCCCAAGAAGAACCAATGTTACTGGTAGAACCTTTACGAACTTCAGTTGAAGAAGTCAAACTTTCAGAGGAGGAACCCTTGTCATCAGTGGAACCACTACAGGTTTCGTTTGAAGATGTTGAATCTTCACAAGAAGAACCAAGGTTATCAGTGCAATCACTACATCCTTCAGTTGAAGAAGTCAAATCTTCACAGGAAGAACCAATGTTATCAAAGGAACCACTAGAATCTTCACTTAAGGCAGATAGACCTTCAGATGGAGAACTTACACCATCACTGTTGTTGTTAAAGTCTTCATTAGAACCGCTGAATCCTCTAGAGGAAACCTTACTTTCTTCATTTAACCCAGTAACAGAAACCAAAAGTATCACTTCACTGGAAGAACCCATTAGATTAGAAGATTCACAGTCTCCAGTGCAATTGCTAGAACCAAGTCAACATCCAAAAAATGTAATTGAGCATTTTAAATTAATACTAAAACCAGTAGATTACGATGCAGAAATCCCTGGTGCTTCCATTGTAGAATCATCAGGTACTGTGGAGCAAGCAAGGCAAGCCGCAAACATGGATCCAGAAGACATTCATGAGACACTTCCAGTTGAGTCAGAGTTGTTTGAAGAACCATTAAATATTATGCATGAGTTTGACCACATAGCACCACAGCACGTAACTGCAGCAGAAAACCTTCTAGAATCAGCATCAGCAGAGGTCGAGGTCCATCTAGACCAGTCTGTTCATAAATCTGTACTGTTCCCAGAGGAACCATTAACATCCATAGAGCAGTCTAAAACTACTTATGTGGAAGCAGCTGACTACCCCGAGAAACCGATAGATTCCTCATTAGAGCCGGTCAAATGTTCAGATTATGATGAAGGGACCACAAACCCATCAACACATGAATTAATGGGCTATCCTGAGGATCTTACCACATCCCCAGAAAAAACATTTCCAGTTATATGTAAGTCAGTGGACCCAGCTGTGTTTACAACATCAAAAGAGATGGATGCGTTTTCATTAGAGCCAACAGATATTAACAATTTTGCATCAACTTTACCAAATtaccaagaaaattttaaaaaattggaaTCCACTATGCCTTTCACATCAGTGGACAATGTGTTTGTTGAGACTTCAGTTGAACTACAATTGAATGAACCATCAATTCATGTCCTGGCACCATTGGATTCATTAGAATCAGTGCAAGAACCAATAAAATATGAAGTACTGATGCAGCCAGATGAACCTGAACGCGAAACAAATCTGCAGGCTCCAACAACAAGGGAAACAAATTAttcattacattatgaattaaaccaaccagaagagccaatgacttCAGAATCATTGACTTCAACAGAGAATCAAAACAGCACAGCAGAATTGGAGCCAGTTACTGCAGATCAAGAAAAATCACAAGTTAAATCATCAGTAGATTCAGATTTCTATGTAACTATGGATCCAACAGAACAATTAAGGAAACTCTCCACAAACCAAGACATAGAGGAGgacataaaaggaaaaaaaacaccaacaacaCAAGTATTTTATGTTTCAGAAGAACCAATTTTATCTACCGATGAAGAATCTTTGGAACCATTAGACAATACTACTTACGTTCTACAAAAAGACAAACCTACAGAAATTCTACAGCAATCTATACCTGTTGAAGGAGCAAAACCTTCCACAGATGTAAGCTTTTCAGATGAATCTATGTGCATTTCACATACAGAGGCTACATCTCAAGAACCTGCGTTTTCTCcagccagaaatacaatgtcaaagCTGACGACAGAGCAGAAGGTTGAGGTTAGTAAATCAACTGATTTACTTATGCACCCATTGCAAAACGTAGATCCCTGCGTTCACCCACAGGAAAAAGAAAGGGAAACATGGGTGGTGGTAAAGATGGAGGAGTTATCAGATTTTAAGGAAGAGCCAGAAGAGAGACCCCTAAGGCCTGCAAGTCTAAATCAAGATGCGGAGGTGCAGGATGCACAGTGTAAGGTAGAAGAAGAGCTGGCGGAAAGGGCTTCAGTCTGCAGCACACTGAGTGATCCCCAACTGGCGGCAAAGAGTAGCAGTGAGACAAGTACTCCTGAAGAGTTGAGAACTTATGAAGATTCTAGTTCTGGTGTGGAGTCCCACTCAGATGACGCCGCGACATCACCACAAACCACCCTCACGCCTGACCCTGATTTAGGTATCCACATGGGACAAGAAGAagggactgaaacaccagccggTACACCAGCATCAAACAACAAGGGGGTACCTCCCACACTCCAGATTGTAGACATTGAGGGGCAGTCTCAAAGTATTGCCCCATCTGGTATTTGTGACTCTTCAGAAAATATCCAAATTGTACGGAAAAAGGAAATGACAGCTTCTACTGAATCAAGAGAACATGATTTTGAGGAGAGAGCAAAGGAAAGAGGAGCCCAAAGAG TTTTTCCTGCCACTTTTTCTAGGTGA